The nucleotide sequence CGCCGTTCGACCTGGCCGGCGTCGTGGTGACCGCCGACGCCCTGCACACCCTCCGCGACCACGCCAGGTGGCTGGTGGAAGAGAAGAAGGCGCACTTCGTGCTCGTGGTCAAGCGGAACCAGCCGACGCTGCACGGGCGGCGCGAGACCCGCTCGGTGCGCACCCTCACTGTCACCGACCTCGGCCTGGACTTCCCGCACGTGGCACAGGCCGCGAAGATCCACCGGCACCGCACCGACCGAAAGACCGGCAAGATCACCCGCGAGACCGTCTACACCATCACCGACCTTCCGGCACGCGCGGCATCGCCGCAGGTCATCGGCGAACTCGTCCGTTCGCAGTGGGGTATCGAGGCTGTGCACCACGTCAGAGACACCACCTTCAGCGAGGACGCCTCGAAGATCCGAACCGGGCACGAGCCGGAGAACATGGCCACGCTGCGCAGCTTCGCGATCAGCACCCTGCGCACCGCCGGGCATCGCGGCATCGTCTCCGGCCTGCGCGAGATCTCCTACACGCCCTTCACCCGCCCGCTAAACCTGATCGGCCTGCCCTGACCAGCAACGCCACATGATCACCACGACTTTGAATCAGCCCTGGCAGGGTGGTGGGCTGACGCCTCAACGGCAGGCGTTTCGCGAGCGGATCCGGCTGGAGGCCGCGGAGCGATTCGCTGACGATGCCTCCAACGCCGAGGTCGCCAAGGATTTACGGGTCAGCGTGCGCTCGATACAGCGCTGGCGCCGGGCCCGGCATGTCGCCGGCACCGAGGGGCTGCGGTCTGCTGGGCCCGTCTCCCGTACCAGACTGAGCGAGGCCCTTTTTTCCGTCCTTGAGCAGGAGCTCGCCAAGGGGCCGGTCGCGCACGGCTGGCCGTACCAGACGTGGACGCGGATCAAGACGCTGATCGGGCGCCGGTTCCACAAGAGCATGACGCTGTCGGCAATCGCATGGATGCTGCACCGGCACGGCTACAGCCACCAGGTACCGGCCCGCCGGGCGGTCGAGCGTGACGAGGCGGCCGTGGCCAGCTGGGTGAAGGAGACCTGGCCGCAGGTGGGAAGGTCCGTGGCGGCGCTCGACGCCTGGTTGTGCTTCGAAGACGAAGCCGGCTTTTCGATGACGCCGCCCACCACACGGACCTTGGCCCGGCGCGGACGCGCTCCCATCATCCGAGTCCGCGGATGTTGCAGCGCCGCTTCTCCGTCGCTGCCCTGGCCTGCTACAAACGAGGTGAACACTCACGGCTGATCTACCGGCCCAAGCAGCATCCCGATCACAAGCGCGGCGGCAGACGCAGTCTCACTTGGACCGACTACCGCGACCTGCTCGTCGCCGCCCACCACCACCTCGGCGCACCCATCGTCCTCGTGTGGGACAACTGTGAGACTCATGGGGCGCCGTCCGGGACCCTGGTCTGACCCGTGGGACAACTGGAGCCTGGCTGCCTTGTTGAGGACCTGTCGGCTTGTGTCCCGGTCGGTGCTTGCTGCCGCCGGGACCAGCGGGCGTGTCCCGATAGCGCCTTGAGGCTTCCCATCGCAGTCTTGCCCGCGCTGCTCCGGCGGGCATCGCCTTCCTGGCGGCACGGTGCAAGGAGCGAGGGTGGGCAAGATCGGAGTGGCAGTGGTTGGCGAGGTCCTGGTCACGGTGGGCATCGACACGCACGTGGACGTGCATGTTGCTGTCGCGTTGGACCAGTTCGGCCGAAAGCTGGACGTGCTCAGTATCAACACCACAGGGCACGGACATCGTCGCCTTCTGGATGGGGTACGCGCGCTGGGCACTCCGCACCGGTTCGGAGTGGAGGGCACGGGTGCCTACGGGGCCGGGCTGACCCGCTATCTGCGCCGCCAAAGCATGGATGTGGTGGAGGTCATCCGGCCGACCCGCCAGACACGGCGCCGGGCTGGTGGCAAGAACGATGCCATCGACGCCGAAGCCGCTGCCCGCGCAGTCCAGGCGGGTACCGTCATAGGCGAGGCCAAGTCCCAGGATGGCCCGATGGAGATGATCCGCACGCTGCGTCTGGCGCGCCGTTCGGCGATGAAAGCCCGCACGCAGGCCGCCAACCAGCTCCACGCAGTCGTTGTCACCGCCCCGCAGGAACTGCGCGATCGCCTGCGCAGCCTGTCTCTGTCCGACTTGGTGGCCACTGTGGCCAGGTTCCGTCCCGGCCGTGTCGACTCTCTTGAGACCGCGGCCAAACTCGCCCTCAAGAGCCTGGCGGTCCGCTATCAGCAACTCGCCTGTGAGATCTCCGAGTTGAA is from Streptomyces cadmiisoli and encodes:
- a CDS encoding ISAs1 family transposase, yielding MCRQSATVCLTKPPNAAQRAAHGIAERLGVLRDPRDRRGRRHALVAVLLTACCAVLAGACSYLAIGQWARHAPQDTLARLGVRAAGPLGVRRAPSGSTIRRILTLVCPGGLADLLGCAPTGARTLAVDGKCARGSRTDAAPAAQLLSAVLTGGRTVSQLRVPDKTTEVTGFTRLLAPFDLAGVVVTADALHTLRDHARWLVEEKKAHFVLVVKRNQPTLHGRRETRSVRTLTVTDLGLDFPHVAQAAKIHRHRTDRKTGKITRETVYTITDLPARAASPQVIGELVRSQWGIEAVHHVRDTTFSEDASKIRTGHEPENMATLRSFAISTLRTAGHRGIVSGLREISYTPFTRPLNLIGLP